Genomic segment of Bubalus kerabau isolate K-KA32 ecotype Philippines breed swamp buffalo chromosome 6, PCC_UOA_SB_1v2, whole genome shotgun sequence:
ACAAGAGATTTTGATTAATTGTCCGATTTTCCTGTCTCCCTTTTCTGCAAATTTATTAATTAGctaattaaaatgtatacatttggCAACTTCATCTTCCATTAATCGAGCTGAAAGCAGTATCAGTCACTCTGGACAAATAAAGGATTGCAATCATTTCTGACGATTTTCAACTTCGAGAAGGATCTTTCTGCTGATGGAACCATTGCTGGGACTGTTCAGAGTGTGACTAGGCTGTGAGAGCATGGGGATACtttctaattattttgaaatataagttCTAGGACATTTAGAGCTGATGATTCtttcagaagagaagactctggagaagactcttgagagtcccttggactgcaaggcgatcaaaccagtctatcctaaaggaagtcaaccctgaatattcattggaaggactgatgttgaagctgaagctccaataccttggccacttgatgcaaagagcaaattcattggaaaagaccctgatgctggggaagattgagggcagaggagaaggggacgacagaggatgagatggctggatgccatcactgactcaatggacatgagtttgagcaaactcggggagatggtgaaggatggggaggcctggcatgctgcagtctactcagtcgcagagttggacacggcttagcgactgaacaacaattctttCAGAGCAATTTTCCTGAAAAGATTTAACCCTTCATACAAGTCAGTTTTGTGAAAGTTTGAATTTAAATGTAAGCCTTTGCGGTGTCACGTTCATATCTCCTGTCGCTCTTGGAGGCATAAAGAAACTGGTTCCTGGTTTGCGTGTCATTTCAAGTAGCTCTTTGTGCACTCTTGTCACTGTATCttcaattttattgaagagtTAATTTTAAGTTGCTGTCCGTGTAGTAACTGGCTCGTCAAACTTCATATGAACATTCTGTTCCTTTCTGTGTAATTtccttaaatttaatttttgttccCAAGCCTGTGGATTTTGTTTTGCAATGTTGACGTTTTTCAAAACAGAGATTCCAAACTCCTGGAATAATTCTAACAACCCGCTGCTATCATGTATTCCAGTGCCCACGTTTGCGCTTTTCTTGAACTGTCTCACTGAACAGCTCGCAGCCGAGTGCCCGGGTCCCTGTCCTGGAAGCCCTTGTGCGGGGCTGCAGGGCCTTTCTGTGGGCACAGCTGAGCGGCTGCCCCCACCGGTCCTGCTGCTGCCGCCAGTGAGGACCGCTCTGTCCGCCCAGGGTGACGACCTCTCACGCCTGCGGCTGCTGCTGTGACCGTCCTCCCAGGGCTGAGCCCCTGGGGGCGGGGCTCCAGGAACCCCCAGGGGAGGCGCCCCATCTCATCACCGCCCCTGCGTCTCTCTGGAAGCTGCTCTCTCCCAGGGGGGCCTTCAGAGACCCAGGCCCGCTCCCCATCCCAGGTGGCCACTGAAGggtggagaggagagcagagcccACAGAGAGCAGGCTCGCTGCCCGGGAAGCTGGGGCACAGGTCTTGAAGGGCGGGCAGCCATAGGAAGTGGGGGGAGTCTCACTTCTCTGCCCACCACACCAGAAGCTGGTGCAGGCAGACACCGCTCCATGCGGCATCCCCTCGGTGGGTGGGCTCACCCAGGGCCTCTGCTTGGCTTCTCCCTCTTGTCCGTCTCGCCCGAGGAGAGGgtggggccctgggctggggtTCCTACCAACCTCGCTCTCCGGTCGGGGCTGCAGGAACCCCCAGCTGAGGGGCTGTGTTCTCTGGGGGTGGGAGATTCCAGGTGAGCTCCGGTCTTTGGGGAGAAAATGGCTGGGGGCTCCTCCGAGCCTGGGGGAACCCAGGGTCTGCAGTGACGGCCCTGCTGTGTGTACCTGGCCATGAGGGCTTTCAGGGCGGCAGGGTGCAGGGGGATGCTGGGGCTGGGTGTCCCGTGTCCCCGGCAGCCACGGCTCTAGCCACCACGCTGACTGTCCCCAGCAGGTCTCGGTGCGGGAGCCGCTGGGCCGTGTCCAGGCCGGCCAGTCACCTGCACTGGGACAGTCCACCTGTGGTCTCCTCAAGGCTGGTGTGCTCACCCTGGACCGTGGCCTCTCCTCTTAGGTCTTACCTTTGATTTtggttgggaaagactgaaggtgggaggagaaggggacgacaggggaagAGAcagttcgatggcatcaccgactcaacgaacgtgagtttgagtggacgCCGGGAggtggcgatggacagggaggcctggcgtgctgcagtccatggggtcgcagagagttggacgcgactgagtgactgaacaacaactgtagAGAAGAGGCCCCAGAGACCCCCTGCTGCCCCCTGCCTGCCCTTCGCCGGCCTGTCAGGCCCAGGGACACGGCAGGCCTCACGGACGGTTTATTGACATGTGGGGAGAAGGGGCTGGAGGTCTGCCCCCCGCCCTCAGCTCAGGGAGCCCGCGGGTCCAGCCACAGTTGGGCCCTAGCTCCCTGCGCACAGGGTCGGAGCCGGCATGGCTGGAACTCAGTGGCTGCCCCCCACTACCGGGGCCCCCGTCCTCTGCTCCCCTCTTCAGGCGTCTGGCTGCCTCCAGGCCCCGGGACAGGCCTCCCTCTGGGGACCCGGTACTTGCTCTTCTGACTGTAGAGCAGGTTCCTCTGGAAAAGGCGGGGGAGGCGGCCGTGATACAGCAGGACGGCCAGGAGCATGCCTGCGGGAGAGCGAGGGTCACACGGAGGCCGGGGGCTCCCCAGGCCCGAGACCGCCGGACGCCGCGCCCCACACCCTCCGCAGACAGGGGCCTGCAGACGGGACCAGGTCTCGCCCTGGCCCGGCTCCTGCCTCATCCGCTCCCCTGGGGCCGACCCCCCCGGAGGTCGGTCGGGACAGGGAGCCGTGTGCACTCACAGACCACACTCTGGGTCCCGTGTTCTGCGCACAAGTGCGCCTTCCTCCCGGGGCCGTCTCCTGACGCCGGTGTGTCGTCCACGGGGTGGTGAGCGTGGAGCTGGGGCCGAGGGGGccgggggtcgggggtggggccTGGCCGACGCCTAACGCCCAGGTTCTGCCCGGAGCTTCCTGAGTGGAGGACCCTGGACCCCCACCTGGGCGCCTCTCGTCCCCCCGAGGGCGGGAGGCCCGCTTGCCTGCACCAAGCAGGCTCCCGGCAGCCCCGCCTCCGCCCTCACGGCTCCCAGGGGGTCCTTAGGGCTCCAGTGTCGCCACGGCAGCTCAGGGCTCAAAGGCTGGAGCCGTGTCCCCTGGACTCAGGTCATTCCCTGACCTCGCAGCAGGGCTTCACCTTCGGCAGGTGTCTTAAGACAAGGTCTCCCTGGAGCAGAATGGACCCCAACCCCGTGTGACTGCTGTCCTTCTCAGGGGACAcgtggaggacagggaggatGGGCTGGGATGGGACCAATGTGCCCGTAAGCCCCAGATgcctgggggggcggggaggaggctgcagccccagagaggcccCGCGCCTGGCTTTCTGTGCCCAGCTTCCCGCACCCATCTGGGGACGGGTGAGTGGCCTGCTGTCCCCAGCCTTCGCTTCTCTGTGGTTCCTGGGCTGGCTGAGAGCTCTGAAggacagccccagcccctccagccGGCGCCCGCGTGGGTTGGGGCCAAAATGCTCTATTCCAAATGCCTGCATCTCCAACTTCCCTGCGAGGACCCCCCTGGGGACCCTGGGGGAGGCCCTGGGAGCCTCAACCCCAGCTAGCGAGCTGGACACCCTATGGGCCACCCCTGTCCCAGAGGACAGCCCGGATCGGCCTGCCTCCGCCCCCAGGACCCCCAGCCCCCTCACCTGTCACAGGGCCCAGCCAGTACACCTGGACGTACTCCAACAAGCTGTGCCCTGAGCAGCGGAAGGTGACTGAGGCGGCCAGCGCGGGGTTCAGGAAGGCGGACGTCAGGGGCCCGGCTGCGGGGAAGTGCAGACGTCCATTCTGGCCTGCCTGCGCCGCCTGCCCAGCGGACCCACCCACTCACCTGGGGGGCCCGGCTCCACCCCTCTGTGCCAACTGGGACATGGGGAGGCAGCCGCCCAGCCCAGGCCAGAGGTCAGGGGTCAGGCAGCAGCCGGACAGGAGTGTCTCCCGACTTCTCACCCCTGCGTGGACTTGGCTCCCCAGCCTTTTTCTGCACACCCCACGCCCGCAGGAGGGCatcttagagagagagagacccagagaggtgGGGAAACACAGAAGGAGAGACAGGGACAGCGAGAAGGAGAGAGACTTGGCCGAACAAAGAAACAGCAGTGGAGAGGGGTGCGCGGGGCCAGCGGGGGTGGGGTACTCCCTGGGCAGGGCCAGAGCCGAGCCTGGGCCTTGGGGGGAGTCAGGGAGGCTTCCACAGGGGCTCAGGGACCCACAAGAGCTTGGTCAGGAGGCTTGgcctgggtgggggagggcagacccagatgggggaggtggggagcggggaggagggaggggaggaggggaggaggggtggagggAAGAGGTTGGGGGCTGCCTTGCAGTGACAGGTGGGCCCAGCAGGTGGCGGGCAGGGGCTGAGGAGGAAACAGCAGTCCCGGGCCCCCAAGAGGGGTGACGGAGGACGCCGGGGCTTCCAGACCAGAGCCTGGGCCCTGAGGAAGcaggagcccccctcccaccccccgtcTGCCTCAGGTGTTGGCCTCCCAGGATGAACAGGAGCAGCTCGGGGTGCGGACAGACCCAGCCGGAAAGGACTGACCCACCGGGGTTGGGTCCCTGCCCAGCGCGCTGAGTCCCGCCTGGCTGGCCACCACCCCCAGCAGGTGCCCAGGCAGTGGCCACCCCAGGCCCAGTAGCCCCAGGCCGGCCTGCAGCCCCTCTCATAGGCAGCCACACGGCCCCAGGGATGGGCAGCCGGTCTCACCTGTGCAGGCCGCGGCAGTGAGCAGCAGGGCCACGGCCAGCGCCCTGTGGATGGCGCGGCTGCCCTGGAGGCGGAGGAGAGCCAGGTGCAGCAGGAAGGCGCAGGAGCCCTCGAGCAGGGCGCCGTGGGGCGCGGCCGTGCGCAGCGCCGAGCTGCAGTGCGGGTCCATGAGGCTCTGCAGCACGTGCAGGTCGCTGAGCCCCCAGGCCCAGTAGAGCCGTGTCAGGGCGCCGGCCGCCTGCATGCCCAGCGCCTGCGCAGCCAGTTCCAGCAGCGTGCCGGGCAGAGAGGCCTCGGCCAGGAGGAACCGCTGCAGGGACACCGTGGGGTTGGCCGAGGCCCCGTCCAGGGTGGCCCCGTGCACCAGGAGCAGCAGGAAGACCAAGGTGAGCAGCAGGTCGGGGCCAAAGCCCCCCGCCCAGGGTCCGAGCTCCACCAGCATCCGCATCTCCAGGCAGCAGGCCCCCAGCTGGGCCGCGCCTGCCGCCTCCCGGGCAAAGTGGGCGTAGGCGCCCCCGGGGAGCAGGGCCTTGGCTGCCCTCCTGGACGCCTGGCAGAGGGCGAAGGTGGCGAGGAAGAAGCAGAGGGACACGTTCAGACCGGCCATCGGCCTGGAGGCTCCGGGAGGACGGGCCGGCAGGGCCTGAGCTGACGTGTCGGGCGGGGAGGGAACCGTGGGAGCCTCACACCTGCGCCGCCCACAGCGCCTCCCCGGACCGCCCCTCAGTCGGGCGTCCTCCGGGGACACCCAGCCCCCCTCAGCCACTCCGGGTGCTGCTCCCCAAAGCTGCCGGGGCTCCGTGACCCAGCCCGGGGCCCTGGCTCCACCGGGCAGCTCCTGGCGGGCGCCTGTGCCTGTGTCCACCCAGGGGAGGGTCCCTGGGCACCAGCTCCCTCGGGAGGGCGGCCATGTGCTGGGTCAGGAGCCCCACA
This window contains:
- the LOC129656512 gene encoding aquaporin-12B-like, translated to MAGLNVSLCFFLATFALCQASRRAAKALLPGGAYAHFAREAAGAAQLGACCLEMRMLVELGPWAGGFGPDLLLTLVFLLLLVHGATLDGASANPTVSLQRFLLAEASLPGTLLELAAQALGMQAAGALTRLYWAWGLSDLHVLQSLMDPHCSSALRTAAPHGALLEGSCAFLLHLALLRLQGSRAIHRALAVALLLTAAACTAGPLTSAFLNPALAASVTFRCSGHSLLEYVQVYWLGPVTGMLLAVLLYHGRLPRLFQRNLLYSQKSKYRVPRGRPVPGPGGSQTPEEGSRGRGPR